One Echinicola strongylocentroti DNA window includes the following coding sequences:
- a CDS encoding BCCT family transporter: MLKKYFDVHAPVFWPASILIIVFITVTLVVGEPMEKAFDAVKFFITDKTGWLFIIAINIFIVFCFYLAFSKYGNIRLGGKDAETEFSTSAWFAMLFSAGMGIGLLFWGVAEPVSHYAKPPYGEPFSIASAQRGMNLTFLHWGFHAWAIYAVVALSLAFFTFNRKLPLTIRSIFYPILGDRIHGWIGDVIDVMAVLATLFGLATSLGFGVRQINGGLNYLFGIDISVTVQVLLICGITLMATASVFSGLDKGVRFLSEWNVRIAAALLIFVLIAGPTVYIMRGFVQNLGNYLNQFIAVSTWTEAYRDNEWQGTWTIFYWAWWVSWSPFVGMFIARISKGRTIREFILGVLLVPALLTFFWLTAMGGSAIFMDMQNETHDFASAIIKDESTALFVFLHEFPFSTLGSGIGVLLVMSFFVTSSDSGSLVIDSITAGGKLDAPVGQRIFWALTEGAVAAVLLIGGGLTALQTATITTGLPFLIVLLIMCYSLFRGLQKEHARKEALKQDINRKNYEKNLTEIIKKNLPKDTPK; encoded by the coding sequence ATGCTAAAAAAATATTTTGATGTACACGCGCCTGTTTTTTGGCCCGCCTCTATACTGATCATTGTCTTCATTACCGTGACATTGGTCGTAGGAGAGCCAATGGAAAAAGCATTTGATGCGGTGAAGTTTTTTATCACGGACAAAACGGGGTGGCTATTTATCATCGCCATCAATATTTTCATTGTGTTCTGCTTCTACCTGGCCTTTAGTAAATACGGCAACATACGACTTGGCGGCAAAGATGCAGAAACGGAGTTTTCCACCTCCGCTTGGTTCGCTATGCTCTTCAGTGCCGGGATGGGTATTGGCTTATTGTTTTGGGGGGTGGCAGAGCCAGTTTCCCATTACGCCAAGCCTCCTTATGGGGAGCCCTTTAGCATTGCCTCAGCCCAACGGGGCATGAACCTTACTTTTCTGCACTGGGGATTTCACGCTTGGGCCATCTATGCGGTCGTGGCCCTTTCACTGGCCTTCTTTACCTTTAACAGAAAACTTCCATTGACCATCCGCTCGATCTTTTACCCCATTTTGGGTGATCGCATCCACGGGTGGATCGGAGATGTCATCGATGTCATGGCGGTACTGGCGACTTTATTTGGCTTGGCCACTTCCTTGGGCTTTGGGGTGAGACAGATTAATGGTGGTCTAAATTATCTCTTCGGAATAGATATTTCAGTGACCGTTCAGGTCTTGCTGATCTGTGGTATCACACTCATGGCTACGGCCTCGGTATTTTCAGGCTTGGACAAAGGTGTGCGCTTCCTTAGTGAGTGGAACGTCCGAATTGCCGCCGCCCTGTTGATTTTCGTACTCATAGCCGGGCCCACCGTGTATATTATGAGAGGTTTTGTCCAGAATCTTGGAAATTACCTAAACCAATTTATCGCTGTATCCACTTGGACGGAAGCCTATCGTGACAATGAATGGCAAGGAACCTGGACCATATTTTACTGGGCTTGGTGGGTTTCCTGGTCCCCTTTTGTGGGCATGTTTATCGCCCGTATCTCCAAAGGAAGGACCATCAGGGAGTTTATTTTAGGCGTACTTTTGGTGCCTGCCTTATTGACGTTCTTCTGGCTTACCGCCATGGGAGGAAGTGCCATCTTTATGGACATGCAAAATGAAACACACGACTTTGCCAGTGCCATCATCAAGGATGAATCCACCGCCTTATTTGTATTTCTACATGAATTTCCGTTCAGCACACTTGGTTCTGGCATCGGAGTGTTATTGGTCATGAGCTTCTTTGTCACTTCTTCTGATTCCGGTTCATTAGTGATCGATAGCATCACGGCGGGAGGAAAACTAGATGCTCCGGTAGGACAGCGCATCTTTTGGGCACTTACAGAAGGGGCTGTGGCAGCCGTTTTGCTGATCGGCGGCGGGCTGACAGCGCTCCAGACGGCCACTATTACTACGGGGCTGCCGTTTTTGATCGTTCTTCTTATTATGTGCTATAGCCTCTTTAGGGGATTACAGAAAGAACACGCTCGAAAAGAAGCCCTCAAACAGGATATCAACAGGAAAAATTACGAGAAGAACCTCACCGAAATCATCAAAAAGAACCTCCCTAAAGACACGCCAAAATGA
- a CDS encoding universal stress protein, which translates to MKNLKNIALCVDLTDMDSLLLNYIKKLDDAFEFNSLTVLHLIELEEFSDNIQSLLPNLGKSIIQVLESEIQEKVDSVFDSNPNINIHVHSGGNVEDFANYIDSQKFDLLLMGKKSSHFGAGILSGRVARLTSCDTLFLPEIAVPSFDNISLALDFSSYSEKLLQLGTNLSKKVHGKLHPIHVIKVGIQYFPYIKNYNKISEELEKEALKSYKKLQKQYGLSSPLTIIKDNEQHISRLIYNNAVLTSANLILVGNKGKKDEGDLLIGSVAEQLIAYDKNLPVWIVK; encoded by the coding sequence ATGAAAAACTTAAAAAACATAGCACTATGTGTCGACCTGACCGATATGGACAGCTTACTATTGAACTACATCAAAAAGCTGGATGATGCCTTTGAGTTCAATAGCCTGACTGTCCTCCACCTTATCGAACTGGAGGAGTTTTCGGATAACATCCAGTCGCTCCTGCCAAACTTGGGAAAAAGCATCATTCAAGTGCTCGAATCTGAAATCCAGGAAAAGGTAGACAGTGTATTTGACAGCAACCCAAATATCAACATTCATGTACACAGTGGTGGCAATGTAGAGGATTTTGCAAATTATATTGACAGCCAAAAATTCGACCTGCTGCTAATGGGCAAAAAAAGCAGCCACTTCGGCGCCGGTATCCTTAGCGGCAGGGTGGCCCGATTGACGTCATGTGACACCTTATTCCTTCCAGAGATCGCTGTCCCCTCTTTTGACAACATCTCCTTGGCATTGGACTTTAGTTCGTATTCTGAAAAACTTCTTCAGCTAGGGACCAATTTATCCAAAAAAGTCCATGGCAAACTTCACCCAATTCATGTCATTAAGGTTGGGATTCAATATTTTCCCTACATCAAAAATTACAATAAGATCAGTGAGGAGCTGGAGAAAGAAGCCTTAAAATCCTATAAAAAACTACAAAAACAGTATGGACTGTCCAGTCCCCTGACCATTATCAAGGACAATGAACAACACATCAGCCGGCTAATTTATAATAATGCCGTGCTTACTTCAGCAAACCTGATCCTTGTGGGAAACAAAGGAAAAAAAGATGAAGGAGACCTTCTGATCGGCAGTGTAGCAGAACAACTGATCGCCTATGACAAAAATCTCCCTGTATGGATAGTCAAATAA
- a CDS encoding UPF0158 family protein encodes MLKLTEKEIDTIANYLLKGKVCYYQEDKKIIHHLPDEEENFNENLTTEEEDLLDEVDADPMNYAEFIKMEPAQESLIMEQFTERFVDNRSFQEDLYDALTKSKAMERFTFLIEESNNYKQKWLDYRVQKYKDWVMEQVDSYNTLEED; translated from the coding sequence ATGCTTAAACTAACAGAAAAAGAGATTGACACGATTGCCAATTATTTATTGAAAGGCAAGGTTTGCTATTATCAGGAAGATAAAAAAATCATTCACCATCTCCCTGATGAAGAAGAGAATTTTAATGAGAATTTGACCACTGAGGAAGAGGACTTGTTGGATGAGGTTGATGCGGACCCAATGAATTACGCGGAGTTCATTAAAATGGAGCCTGCTCAGGAGTCATTGATTATGGAGCAATTTACCGAACGGTTTGTGGATAATAGATCCTTTCAGGAGGACTTATATGATGCACTGACCAAGAGCAAGGCCATGGAAAGGTTTACTTTCCTGATTGAAGAGTCCAATAATTACAAGCAGAAATGGTTGGATTATCGCGTCCAAAAATACAAGGACTGGGTGATGGAGCAAGTAGATAGCTATAATACCCTTGAAGAAGATTAA
- a CDS encoding PAS domain-containing protein, whose amino-acid sequence MFEDINLFYIAISLIPALFNVAIFGYIFWIYPSNRETNIFLLFVVSLVVWQLQDTLMRLNIDYDMACHISRSLDFGWMFIGAVILHFVSYYTDQPFIKSRFFLIAIYGISAVLYVVYLANLDEVILSYDENWGYITGVRPGSYDLHSRGWVALLAMMGLAVLLYSAFDKRHSPIMKRQILVLFLGAVLPVIQGVVTQFYFSSQGLTDIPVTSTTLTSFSVAAVIALRKYKLFDVSSYIAAGKIVKQIENGMMVLSPENKIIYLNPSACELFDVDKHKGDFGSLPVFFDSEAKYQNFLKNVNSQLANKDRESGSAQLMAKDGKQLQVLFRASTFYYSRGKRGTLIIFNDITALQQANHVIKMIDMRYDFVAKASDEAVWEWSFESKSIYWNENYEGLFGYKLASGTSSIEHWVDRIHSDDRERVLKGMEQHVLSKKKSRWEVEYRYQKNDGSYAHVFDKGFVIYNEKGVATRMVGTMQDLTKIKSYIEKIERQNQELSAITWMQSHEFRAPLSRLMGLVECVKGFGVDEEVDAKFLEEIEASCVELDQIVHKIVDRVGKVSTG is encoded by the coding sequence ATGTTTGAAGATATAAACCTGTTTTATATTGCCATTTCACTGATCCCCGCATTGTTCAATGTGGCGATCTTTGGTTATATATTTTGGATCTATCCCAGTAATAGAGAAACCAATATTTTTCTGCTGTTTGTAGTGTCATTGGTTGTGTGGCAACTACAGGATACTTTGATGCGGCTTAATATCGATTATGATATGGCATGTCACATCTCTCGCTCGTTGGATTTCGGATGGATGTTTATTGGAGCGGTAATCCTGCATTTTGTGAGCTATTATACTGATCAACCTTTTATCAAGAGCCGTTTTTTTCTCATTGCTATCTATGGCATCTCGGCAGTGTTGTATGTGGTTTATTTGGCTAATTTGGACGAAGTGATCCTTAGTTATGACGAAAACTGGGGGTACATTACTGGAGTACGTCCGGGGTCTTATGATTTACACAGCCGTGGTTGGGTGGCTTTACTGGCGATGATGGGCTTGGCAGTGCTGCTCTATTCTGCTTTTGACAAACGTCATTCTCCGATCATGAAGAGGCAGATATTAGTATTGTTTTTGGGGGCTGTATTGCCAGTGATACAGGGAGTGGTGACGCAATTTTACTTTTCTTCACAGGGACTAACGGATATTCCTGTGACTTCCACTACACTGACCAGTTTTTCGGTGGCTGCGGTGATTGCATTGAGAAAATACAAGCTGTTTGATGTCTCCTCGTACATTGCGGCAGGGAAGATCGTGAAGCAAATCGAGAATGGTATGATGGTGCTTTCTCCTGAAAATAAGATCATCTATCTTAACCCGAGCGCATGTGAGCTCTTTGATGTGGACAAGCATAAAGGAGATTTTGGTAGTTTGCCTGTTTTTTTTGACTCTGAAGCCAAGTACCAAAATTTCCTGAAGAATGTAAATAGCCAACTCGCTAATAAAGACAGGGAAAGTGGTAGTGCCCAATTGATGGCCAAAGACGGAAAGCAATTGCAGGTGTTGTTTAGGGCGAGTACATTTTATTATAGTAGGGGGAAGCGTGGCACCTTGATTATTTTTAATGATATTACGGCGCTCCAACAGGCCAATCATGTGATAAAAATGATAGATATGCGGTATGATTTTGTGGCAAAAGCCTCGGATGAAGCTGTTTGGGAATGGTCTTTTGAAAGCAAAAGTATCTATTGGAATGAAAATTATGAAGGGTTGTTTGGGTATAAGTTGGCCAGTGGAACCAGTTCAATAGAGCATTGGGTAGACCGTATCCATTCAGATGACCGGGAGCGTGTGCTGAAAGGAATGGAGCAACATGTCCTGTCCAAAAAGAAGAGCCGGTGGGAAGTGGAATACAGGTACCAAAAAAATGATGGAAGTTATGCCCATGTTTTTGACAAAGGCTTTGTGATCTATAATGAAAAGGGCGTAGCCACAAGAATGGTAGGTACCATGCAGGACCTGACTAAAATCAAGTCCTATATCGAGAAAATAGAGCGTCAAAACCAAGAGCTGAGCGCGATCACATGGATGCAGTCCCATGAGTTTAGGGCGCCGTTGTCACGGTTGATGGGCTTGGTGGAATGTGTCAAAGGATTTGGGGTGGATGAAGAGGTGGACGCCAAGTTTTTGGAAGAAATAGAGGCTTCATGTGTTGAGTTGGACCAGATTGTCCACAAGATCGTGGACCGCGTGGGCAAGGTAAGCACTGGGTAA
- the galE gene encoding UDP-glucose 4-epimerase GalE, translating into MQQILITGGAGYIGSHTAVALVNAGYEPIIVDNFSNSNQDVLAGLEKILGKKVKHYEGDCNDREFMHGVFKENSLKGVIHFAASKAVGESTQIPLTYYSNNINSLIVLLETMKTFGVKDIVFSSSCTVYGQPDELPVKESTPRKDAESPYGNTKKICEDILTDHVKSGAAARVVALRYFNPIGAHPSSLIGELPLGVPANLVPFVTQTGAGIREKITVFGDDYDTPDGTCIRDYIHVMDLADAHVKSIQYLENQQDTFFDLFNVGTGNGNSVMEVVKVFEKVSGKTLNYEIGPRRSGDIEKVWANTDKVSKVLGWTPQFGLEEALRDAWNWQVSLEK; encoded by the coding sequence ATGCAGCAAATCTTAATTACAGGTGGAGCGGGGTACATCGGTTCGCACACCGCAGTAGCGCTCGTTAACGCCGGTTATGAACCTATTATCGTTGACAATTTTTCAAACTCCAACCAAGATGTGCTTGCTGGACTTGAAAAAATCTTAGGAAAAAAAGTTAAGCACTATGAAGGGGACTGCAATGACCGTGAGTTTATGCATGGTGTCTTCAAGGAAAACAGTCTTAAAGGGGTCATTCACTTTGCAGCTTCCAAGGCAGTAGGAGAAAGCACCCAAATTCCACTGACCTATTACAGCAATAACATCAATTCATTGATTGTCCTGTTGGAGACCATGAAGACATTTGGTGTCAAGGACATTGTTTTTTCTTCTTCCTGTACCGTGTACGGTCAGCCTGACGAGCTTCCTGTCAAGGAGTCCACTCCCAGAAAAGACGCTGAGAGCCCATACGGAAATACCAAGAAGATATGCGAGGACATTTTAACGGATCATGTAAAAAGTGGGGCTGCAGCCAGAGTAGTGGCGCTTCGCTACTTTAATCCTATTGGAGCCCATCCTTCTTCGCTTATCGGCGAGCTGCCTTTGGGGGTCCCTGCTAATTTGGTGCCTTTTGTCACTCAGACAGGGGCCGGCATCCGTGAAAAAATCACCGTCTTTGGAGATGATTATGACACTCCTGACGGAACTTGTATCAGGGATTATATCCATGTGATGGATCTGGCTGATGCCCATGTGAAATCTATTCAATACTTGGAAAACCAGCAGGATACCTTTTTCGACTTGTTCAATGTGGGCACAGGAAACGGTAACTCGGTCATGGAAGTGGTCAAGGTGTTTGAAAAAGTAAGTGGAAAAACACTGAATTATGAAATAGGCCCAAGAAGATCGGGAGACATAGAAAAAGTGTGGGCAAATACCGATAAGGTTTCCAAAGTCCTTGGTTGGACACCGCAGTTTGGATTGGAGGAAGCATTGAGGGATGCCTGGAACTGGCAGGTCAGCTTAGAGAAATAG
- a CDS encoding acyl-CoA dehydrogenase family protein — MNFEMNENQSMIAQMIRDFGAKEITPHRKKWDDEQIFPLPLFKQLGELGLMGVLIPSQYGGSGFGYFEYVTAILELSKLDPGIGLSMAAHNSLCSGHILLFGSEEQKQKYLPKLATCEHLGAWGLTEPNTGSDAANMKTTAVEEGDHFILNGAKNFITHGVSGDIAVVIARTGDVGDKHGMTAFILEKGMEGFRGGRKEDKLGMRSSETTELIFEDCRVHKSQVLGKVGGGFVQSMKVLDGGRISIAALSLGIAEGALEASINYSKERHQFNKPISSYQGISFKLADMATKLEAAKLLTFKAADLKNRGERVTLASAKAKYYASEIAVELSNEAVQIFGGYGFTKDYPVEKYYRDAKLCTIGEGTSEIQKLVISREILK; from the coding sequence ATGAATTTTGAAATGAATGAGAACCAATCCATGATCGCTCAAATGATCAGGGATTTTGGCGCAAAGGAGATTACTCCACACCGAAAAAAATGGGATGATGAGCAAATCTTTCCCCTGCCACTTTTCAAGCAACTTGGAGAATTAGGGCTAATGGGAGTACTGATTCCTTCACAATATGGAGGCAGTGGTTTTGGCTATTTTGAGTACGTGACAGCAATTCTGGAGCTGTCCAAGCTCGATCCGGGCATCGGACTATCCATGGCCGCCCACAATTCCCTATGCTCAGGACACATTCTGCTATTTGGCAGTGAGGAGCAAAAACAAAAATACCTGCCCAAATTAGCCACTTGTGAACACTTGGGTGCCTGGGGCCTTACCGAGCCCAATACGGGGTCTGATGCAGCCAATATGAAAACAACCGCTGTAGAAGAAGGGGATCACTTTATCCTGAACGGCGCCAAAAACTTCATCACCCACGGGGTATCAGGAGATATAGCAGTGGTAATCGCCAGAACAGGGGATGTAGGGGACAAGCACGGCATGACGGCATTTATTCTGGAAAAAGGCATGGAGGGTTTTCGGGGTGGCCGTAAGGAGGACAAGCTGGGCATGAGGAGTTCAGAGACGACGGAACTGATTTTTGAAGATTGCCGGGTCCACAAAAGCCAAGTTCTAGGCAAGGTAGGAGGGGGATTTGTCCAATCCATGAAAGTCCTGGATGGGGGAAGAATCTCTATTGCCGCTCTTTCACTGGGCATTGCCGAAGGCGCATTAGAGGCATCCATCAACTACTCCAAGGAGAGACACCAGTTCAACAAACCCATTAGCTCCTATCAGGGCATTTCTTTCAAATTAGCTGACATGGCCACTAAGCTAGAGGCCGCCAAGTTACTTACATTCAAAGCCGCAGACTTAAAAAACCGAGGTGAACGCGTCACTTTAGCCAGTGCAAAAGCTAAATACTATGCATCGGAAATAGCCGTAGAGCTATCCAATGAAGCGGTGCAGATCTTTGGAGGATATGGATTTACCAAAGATTATCCTGTAGAAAAATATTACCGTGACGCCAAACTATGCACCATAGGGGAAGGCACCTCGGAAATACAGAAACTGGTGATCTCAAGGGAAATATTAAAATAA
- the rpsU gene encoding 30S ribosomal protein S21, whose amino-acid sequence MIVVNVKENESIEKALKRFKKKFDRTGAIRELRSRQHFEKPSVKRRTEVIKAAYKQHLRDEEGK is encoded by the coding sequence ATGATCGTAGTAAACGTAAAAGAGAACGAATCTATCGAAAAAGCGCTGAAGCGTTTTAAGAAGAAATTTGACAGAACCGGAGCAATCCGTGAACTGAGATCTCGTCAGCATTTTGAGAAGCCTTCTGTGAAGAGAAGAACTGAAGTGATCAAAGCTGCTTATAAGCAACATCTGAGAGACGAAGAAGGTAAGTAA
- a CDS encoding tyrosine-type recombinase/integrase: MLFSFINYLEHEKRASAHTVLAYEKDLEQFKEFLNLSFSTEDIALVGHAEIRAWIVDLVEQGLSATTVNRKMATLRSFYKFLLRSGEITKDPTYKLRALKTPKKLPEFVQESTMDQLLNDIEYEPDFEGQRDKMVMEFLYLTGVRLSELIGLTWQDINLHDQTVKVSGKRKKQRIIPLTNTLSKNIISYKKVFEETFSNVNESDYFIVTISRKQAYPMKIYRIVRKYLDLFAQTSKRSPHLLRHTFATHLLNKGADLNAVKDLLGHANLAATQVYTHNSMEKLKAVFDQAHPKA; this comes from the coding sequence ATGCTCTTTTCTTTTATAAACTATCTCGAACATGAAAAACGGGCCAGCGCCCATACCGTGCTAGCCTACGAGAAGGACCTTGAACAATTCAAGGAATTTTTAAACCTGTCCTTCAGCACCGAAGACATCGCCCTTGTCGGGCATGCCGAAATACGGGCTTGGATCGTAGACTTGGTGGAGCAAGGCCTCTCCGCCACCACTGTCAACAGAAAAATGGCCACATTACGCTCATTCTATAAGTTTCTGCTCCGATCAGGCGAAATCACCAAGGACCCCACCTATAAGCTACGGGCATTAAAAACCCCGAAAAAGCTCCCCGAATTTGTCCAAGAGTCCACCATGGACCAATTGCTGAACGACATCGAATACGAACCGGACTTCGAAGGACAGCGGGACAAGATGGTAATGGAATTTTTGTATTTGACTGGCGTCCGTCTGTCCGAATTGATTGGTTTGACCTGGCAAGACATCAACCTACACGACCAAACCGTCAAAGTATCCGGAAAGAGGAAGAAACAACGAATAATACCGCTAACAAACACCTTATCAAAGAATATTATTTCATATAAAAAAGTATTTGAAGAAACATTTTCAAATGTAAACGAGAGTGATTATTTTATCGTTACAATAAGTAGAAAGCAAGCATACCCTATGAAAATTTACCGGATAGTGAGGAAATATTTAGACCTTTTTGCGCAGACGTCCAAGCGTAGCCCTCACCTTCTGAGACACACTTTTGCGACGCACTTGCTCAACAAAGGAGCTGACCTCAATGCGGTAAAAGATCTGTTGGGTCATGCCAATCTCGCTGCCACACAGGTATACACACACAATTCGATGGAGAAACTTAAGGCTGTGTTTGACCAAGCACATCCTAAAGCTTAA
- the hpf gene encoding ribosome hibernation-promoting factor, HPF/YfiA family codes for MKLQMHSIHFDADQKLIDFIQKKADKLDTFYDHIIDGEVFMRLDKNENNKNKIVEIKLNVPSKQLFAKHQTDSFEGAADEAIEGLRRQIKKFKEKLVLARQ; via the coding sequence ATGAAATTACAAATGCATTCAATCCATTTCGACGCTGATCAAAAGCTGATTGATTTTATCCAGAAAAAAGCTGACAAACTGGATACGTTTTATGATCACATTATAGATGGTGAGGTATTTATGAGGCTCGACAAAAATGAGAACAATAAGAACAAGATAGTTGAAATCAAATTGAATGTACCAAGCAAGCAACTGTTTGCAAAACATCAAACGGATAGTTTTGAAGGAGCTGCTGATGAGGCCATCGAAGGTCTCCGGAGACAAATCAAAAAATTCAAAGAGAAGTTAGTACTCGCACGACAATGA